Proteins encoded by one window of Kribbella italica:
- a CDS encoding ABC-F family ATP-binding cassette domain-containing protein, translated as MSDASIVCSSLSFAWPDDTPVFTGLSFAVGPGRAGLVAPNGAGKSTLLKLIAGELSPTAGGVSVDGVLGYLPQTLPLVGDLTVAEVLGIKPVVDALNAIESGDVDERHFNAVGNDWDIEERTRAQLDRLGLDASLDRRLSTFSGGQVISLGLAAQLLKQPDVLLLDEPTNNLDLDARRNLYAVLENWNGCLLLVSHDRALLDRMDRIASLERGELRLYGGNFTAYEEAVAAEQEVAEKNIRSAEQDLKREKRELQQARERAQRRASNAQKGLKDAGLARINAGNMKRSAEVSAAKANQTHANRLSDAKAKLDEAGRARRDEPRLALELPGTAVPAGRTVFEGSGLRVRELFAGEGAALNIRGPERIALSAPNGAGKSTVLRWIQGSLVAGEVKRADGRIAYLSQRLELLDLDRTVFENLAHFAPTMPEAQRMNLLARFLFRGQRIHLPAGVLSGGERLRATLACVLYAEPAPQLLLLDEPTNNLDLVSVEQLESALTAYRGAFVVVSHDERFLSELGITRWLTLTGGQLLESAAG; from the coding sequence ATGTCCGATGCGTCCATCGTCTGTTCCTCCCTGTCGTTCGCCTGGCCCGACGACACCCCTGTCTTCACCGGCCTGTCCTTCGCCGTCGGTCCCGGGCGTGCCGGCCTGGTCGCGCCGAACGGCGCCGGCAAGTCGACGCTGCTCAAGCTGATCGCCGGGGAGCTGTCGCCGACCGCCGGCGGCGTGTCCGTCGACGGTGTTCTCGGGTACCTCCCGCAGACGCTGCCGCTGGTCGGCGACCTGACCGTCGCCGAGGTGCTCGGGATCAAGCCGGTCGTCGACGCGCTCAACGCGATCGAGTCCGGCGACGTCGACGAGCGCCATTTCAATGCCGTCGGCAACGACTGGGACATCGAGGAGCGCACCCGCGCGCAGCTCGACCGGCTCGGGCTCGACGCTTCGCTCGACCGGCGGCTCAGTACGTTCTCCGGTGGCCAGGTGATCTCGCTGGGCCTGGCCGCGCAGCTGCTGAAGCAGCCCGACGTCCTGCTGCTCGACGAGCCGACCAACAACCTGGATCTCGACGCGCGGCGCAACCTGTACGCCGTACTGGAGAACTGGAACGGCTGCCTCCTGCTGGTCAGCCACGACCGCGCGCTGCTCGACCGGATGGACCGGATCGCTTCGCTGGAACGCGGTGAGCTGCGGCTGTACGGCGGCAACTTCACGGCGTACGAGGAAGCTGTCGCGGCCGAGCAGGAGGTCGCGGAGAAGAACATCCGCTCGGCCGAGCAGGATCTGAAACGTGAGAAGCGCGAGCTGCAGCAGGCGCGCGAGCGGGCGCAGCGGCGGGCGAGCAACGCGCAGAAGGGGTTGAAGGACGCCGGGCTGGCGCGGATCAACGCCGGCAACATGAAGCGCTCAGCCGAGGTGTCCGCGGCGAAGGCGAACCAGACCCACGCGAACCGGCTCAGCGACGCCAAGGCCAAGCTCGACGAGGCCGGCCGCGCGCGGCGCGACGAGCCGCGACTGGCGCTGGAGCTTCCGGGGACGGCGGTGCCGGCTGGTCGGACGGTCTTCGAGGGCAGCGGGCTGCGCGTGCGCGAACTGTTCGCGGGCGAGGGTGCCGCGCTGAACATCCGCGGGCCTGAGCGGATCGCGTTGTCCGCTCCGAACGGAGCCGGCAAGTCGACGGTGCTCCGGTGGATCCAGGGGTCGCTCGTCGCGGGTGAGGTGAAGCGTGCCGACGGGCGGATCGCGTACCTCTCGCAGCGTCTGGAGCTGCTGGATCTCGACCGCACGGTCTTCGAGAACCTGGCCCACTTCGCGCCGACGATGCCCGAGGCGCAGCGGATGAACCTGCTGGCGCGCTTCCTGTTCCGCGGGCAGCGCATCCACCTGCCGGCCGGCGTACTGTCCGGTGGGGAGCGGCTCCGCGCCACGCTCGCCTGCGTCCTGTACGCCGAACCGGCGCCGCAGCTGCTGTTGCTGGATGAGCCCACCAACAACCTGGACCTGGTCAGCGTCGAGCAACTCGAGTCGGCGCTGACGGCGTACCGAGGTGCTTTCGTCGTGGTCAGCCACGACGAGCGCTTCCTGTCCGAGCTGGGCATCACCCGCTGGCTGACGCTGACCGGCGGCCAGCTCCTCGAGTCCGCGGCCGGCTGA
- a CDS encoding serine/threonine-protein kinase: MEALAGRYQLIDLIGTGGMGSVWRAWDLRKQTYVAAKVLGQHDAGMLLRFVREQSLRIQHPHVVAPHGWAAEDDKVVFAMDLVRGGSVATLLGDHGPLPTAYVAVLLDQLLHGLSAIHSAGVVHRDLKPANLLLEATGTGSPHLRISDFGIAGLVDEPRMTRHSTILGTPGYLPPEQLLGADPDPRQDLYTVGAVATELLTGDRPTPTAPITPPDGPLADLIHQLTAEDPTTRPATAAEAARLLAASGTLPASSATPWTDHPDPPEVFNQLPPLPTTWTSTGPPASRSTPPGSAGSASTRSSRAPAPAPVNRSSPAPAPVNLTSPRTPTPRPPAPSAAPTQQLSGSHPPRQSVGSHPPQQSSGSTPTRQPPGSQPPQQSSGAALTGQPSSSHPPKQSPGSHPPQQSSGATPTRQPSSSRPPQQSSGSTPAASTHHPLATTASPAQPTTPSAARRTPSNRRLLTWLATTSFLGALALAAVATWLLLR, translated from the coding sequence GTGGAGGCGTTGGCAGGGCGGTACCAGCTGATCGATCTGATCGGCACCGGCGGCATGGGCTCGGTCTGGCGCGCGTGGGACCTGCGCAAGCAGACCTACGTCGCCGCCAAGGTCCTCGGCCAGCACGACGCCGGCATGCTCCTGCGCTTCGTCCGCGAGCAGTCCCTGCGCATCCAGCACCCGCACGTCGTCGCGCCGCACGGCTGGGCCGCCGAGGACGACAAGGTCGTGTTCGCCATGGACCTGGTCCGCGGCGGCTCGGTCGCCACGCTCCTCGGCGACCACGGCCCACTCCCCACGGCGTACGTCGCGGTCCTCCTGGACCAGCTCCTGCACGGCCTGTCCGCGATCCACAGCGCCGGCGTCGTCCACCGCGACCTCAAGCCCGCGAACCTCCTCCTCGAAGCGACCGGCACCGGGTCCCCGCATCTGCGCATCTCCGACTTCGGCATCGCCGGCCTCGTCGACGAACCCCGGATGACCCGCCACAGCACCATCCTCGGCACGCCTGGCTACCTCCCACCCGAACAACTCCTCGGCGCCGACCCCGACCCCCGCCAGGACCTCTACACCGTCGGCGCCGTCGCCACCGAACTCCTCACCGGCGATCGCCCCACTCCCACCGCTCCCATCACTCCCCCGGACGGCCCTTTGGCCGACCTGATCCACCAACTGACTGCCGAGGACCCCACCACCCGCCCCGCCACAGCCGCAGAAGCCGCCCGCCTCCTCGCTGCCTCGGGCACCCTCCCGGCCTCCAGTGCTACCCCGTGGACCGACCACCCGGACCCACCCGAGGTCTTCAACCAGCTCCCGCCGCTCCCGACTACGTGGACCTCCACCGGGCCGCCGGCTTCCCGCAGTACGCCGCCCGGCTCCGCTGGCTCGGCCAGCACCCGCAGCTCCCGCGCACCCGCGCCCGCGCCCGTCAACCGCAGCTCCCCCGCACCCGCACCCGTCAACCTCACCTCCCCCAGAACCCCCACGCCGCGCCCGCCGGCCCCCAGCGCCGCGCCCACCCAGCAGCTGTCCGGCTCCCACCCGCCTAGGCAGTCGGTCGGCTCCCACCCACCTCAGCAATCCAGCGGATCCACTCCCACCCGGCAGCCGCCCGGCTCCCAGCCACCCCAGCAATCCAGCGGCGCCGCTCTCACCGGGCAGCCCTCCAGCTCCCACCCACCCAAGCAGTCCCCCGGCTCCCACCCACCCCAGCAATCCAGCGGCGCCACCCCCACCCGGCAGCCCTCCAGCTCTCGCCCACCTCAGCAATCCAGCGGATCCACCCCCGCCGCGAGCACCCACCACCCCCTCGCGACCACCGCCTCTCCAGCTCAACCAACCACCCCCAGCGCAGCCCGGCGGACGCCTTCCAACCGAAGGCTCCTCACCTGGCTAGCGACCACCAGCTTCCTCGGAGCCCTGGCCCTAGCCGCCGTAGCCACCTGGCTTCTCCTCCGCTAA
- a CDS encoding YciI family protein, whose protein sequence is MQYLVSVIDDRTASATDDELAAIDGFNERIQADGSWVFAGGLAAPSSATVIDNRDGAAVFTDGPFVESKEYLAGFWVLEAPDLDVALRLAAEGSRACHRRVEVRPFL, encoded by the coding sequence ATGCAGTATCTGGTGTCGGTGATCGACGACAGGACGGCGTCCGCCACGGACGACGAGCTGGCTGCGATCGACGGGTTCAACGAGCGGATCCAGGCGGACGGGAGCTGGGTGTTCGCGGGTGGGCTGGCGGCGCCGAGTTCGGCGACGGTGATCGACAACCGGGACGGCGCGGCGGTGTTCACCGACGGGCCGTTCGTGGAGTCGAAGGAGTACCTCGCCGGGTTCTGGGTGCTGGAGGCGCCCGATCTCGACGTCGCGCTCAGGCTCGCGGCCGAGGGGTCGCGGGCGTGCCACCGCAGGGTCGAGGTGCGGCCGTTCCTGTGA
- a CDS encoding DUF6596 domain-containing protein, whose product MSEVSDAITQAHHEEWARVVAALTRRFGDLDIAEEAAAEAFATAVEKWPADGVPPNPGAWLTTTANRRAIDRLRRENKRPDKQKEAQMSYDVPSEPLGAIDDPRLRLIFTCCHPALAMEARIALTLRMVGGLTVPEIARAFLAQESTVGQRITRAKGKIKAARIPYRVPSAEDLPGRVSGVLAVLFLVFNEGYLATAADTDPVRHELTAEAIRLTRLIRGLLPNDGETAGLLALMLLTESRRTARVSAHGELVTLDEQDRGSWDGELIAQGHQLVRERLATGMAPGRYQLLAAINAVHTSARDVRDTDWSQIVALYDQLVRLDPSPIVILNRAIAVAELDGPDVALGIVDRLEDKLETYHAFHATRADLLRRLGRSKQSRAAYDKAIELAGNTAETAYLTRRRDQLG is encoded by the coding sequence GTGAGCGAGGTCTCCGACGCGATCACCCAGGCCCACCACGAGGAGTGGGCCCGGGTCGTTGCCGCACTGACCAGGCGTTTCGGCGATCTCGACATCGCCGAGGAGGCGGCCGCCGAGGCGTTCGCGACGGCGGTCGAGAAGTGGCCGGCCGACGGCGTACCGCCGAACCCCGGCGCCTGGCTCACCACCACCGCGAACCGGAGGGCGATCGACCGGCTGCGCCGGGAGAACAAGCGCCCGGACAAGCAGAAGGAGGCTCAGATGTCGTACGACGTACCGTCCGAGCCCCTCGGCGCGATCGACGACCCGCGGCTGCGGCTGATCTTCACCTGCTGCCACCCCGCGCTAGCGATGGAGGCGCGGATCGCGCTGACGCTGCGGATGGTCGGCGGGTTGACCGTGCCCGAGATCGCCCGGGCGTTCCTCGCGCAGGAGTCGACCGTGGGGCAGCGGATCACTCGCGCGAAGGGCAAGATCAAGGCGGCGCGCATCCCGTACCGGGTGCCGTCCGCGGAGGACCTGCCGGGTCGCGTCTCGGGCGTGCTCGCGGTGCTGTTCCTCGTGTTCAACGAGGGCTACCTCGCGACCGCCGCTGACACCGATCCGGTCCGGCACGAGCTGACCGCCGAGGCGATCCGGCTCACCCGCCTGATCCGCGGCCTGCTGCCGAACGACGGGGAGACCGCCGGGCTGCTCGCGCTGATGCTGCTCACCGAGTCCCGCCGGACCGCCCGGGTGTCCGCGCACGGCGAACTGGTCACCCTCGACGAGCAGGACCGCGGCTCCTGGGACGGGGAACTGATTGCCCAGGGCCACCAGTTGGTCCGCGAACGGCTGGCCACCGGGATGGCGCCGGGGCGTTATCAGCTCCTGGCCGCGATCAACGCCGTGCACACCTCGGCCCGCGACGTGCGCGACACGGACTGGTCGCAGATCGTTGCCCTGTACGACCAACTGGTCCGGCTCGACCCGTCGCCGATCGTCATCCTCAATCGCGCGATCGCCGTGGCCGAGCTGGACGGACCGGACGTGGCGCTGGGGATCGTCGACCGTCTGGAAGACAAGCTGGAGACCTACCACGCCTTCCACGCCACCCGGGCCGACCTGCTGCGGCGTCTCGGCCGCAGCAAGCAGTCGCGGGCGGCGTACGACAAGGCGATCGAGCTGGCCGGAAACACGGCCGAGACGGCCTACCTGACCCGGCGCCGCGACCAGCTCGGCTGA
- a CDS encoding vWA domain-containing protein, protein MLRTRALRRPSALLLAAAVLLAGHSISTAHAAPADGDDGKLVLVLDSSGSMKEPAGGGQTKIVAARTALTRVVGKLPEQAQVGLRVYGATVFKRSQPGACTDTQLTVPIGTGNRPALRTAIAKYTPYGETPIGYSLQQAAKDLGAEGKRTIVLVSDGEATCAPEPCAVARSIAKQGIDLKIDVVGFRVTGKARSDLQCVAREGRGDYYDADSTTDLEAGLDRLSTRAFRPFRISGTPVQGTAEQPGSPEVGPGLYSDDFDLQDRVKHFTIKRTMTGSTLRAGLSFRRPPGATSLVIQTELRLATLDGEECGRTFPRVQEGDQGFATGTASSWTKYKKKDGKCASDEVLVLTVDPGKDFRELKDVPFELRVDEEPPVESTTDLPAKADDPTWVTMRGTTPRDIVPGSSFPDAPLLEAGTYRTTLMPGELQLYKVKADWGQRIQAQVTVPPVRGATADAMGLIRYVDTAVISPAGEEAFSVFPKGVPGGPGGKRGVLTKRGVTQAITTKEIRYLNRDGGTSQETGMSMPGEYYIVVSLTRKDNDKAFTVPMTLTVATPGTAGTGKPAYTDGATPVAGDSVTPSATPSESSEPSGETTEAGGPIPTDTAKDDDGTPYGLIGGLGGGALLLILLGGWAVLRLRKPTQQAVPQQQYPGQQYPPNQYNPNQSPR, encoded by the coding sequence ATGTTGCGAACGCGAGCGCTCCGCCGCCCCTCGGCCCTGTTGCTGGCCGCCGCGGTGCTGCTGGCCGGCCACTCGATCAGCACCGCCCACGCGGCTCCGGCCGACGGGGACGACGGCAAGCTGGTGCTGGTGCTGGACTCGTCCGGCTCGATGAAGGAGCCCGCCGGCGGCGGCCAGACCAAGATCGTCGCGGCCCGGACGGCACTGACCCGCGTGGTCGGCAAGCTGCCCGAGCAAGCGCAGGTCGGCCTCCGGGTGTACGGCGCGACCGTGTTCAAGCGCAGCCAGCCCGGCGCGTGCACCGACACCCAGCTCACCGTCCCGATCGGCACCGGGAACCGGCCGGCCCTGCGGACGGCGATCGCGAAGTACACGCCGTACGGCGAGACCCCGATCGGGTACTCGTTGCAGCAGGCCGCCAAGGATCTCGGGGCCGAGGGCAAGCGCACCATCGTGCTGGTCTCCGACGGTGAGGCGACGTGTGCGCCGGAGCCGTGCGCGGTGGCGCGCTCGATCGCCAAGCAGGGCATCGACCTGAAGATCGACGTGGTCGGGTTCCGGGTGACGGGCAAGGCGCGCAGCGACCTGCAGTGCGTCGCCCGCGAGGGGCGCGGCGACTACTACGACGCGGACTCCACGACGGACCTCGAGGCCGGCCTGGACCGGCTGTCCACCAGGGCCTTCCGGCCGTTCCGCATCTCCGGTACGCCGGTGCAGGGCACGGCCGAGCAGCCGGGTTCGCCGGAGGTCGGCCCGGGGCTGTACTCGGACGACTTCGACCTGCAGGACCGGGTGAAGCACTTCACGATCAAGCGGACGATGACCGGCTCGACGTTGCGCGCCGGGCTCAGCTTCCGCCGTCCGCCCGGCGCGACGAGCCTGGTGATCCAGACCGAGCTGCGGCTGGCGACGCTCGACGGCGAGGAGTGCGGGCGGACCTTCCCGCGGGTCCAGGAGGGCGACCAGGGCTTCGCCACCGGCACGGCGTCGAGCTGGACGAAGTACAAGAAGAAGGACGGCAAGTGTGCCTCGGACGAGGTGCTGGTCCTGACCGTTGACCCGGGCAAGGATTTCCGCGAGCTCAAGGACGTGCCGTTCGAGCTGCGGGTCGACGAGGAGCCGCCGGTCGAGTCCACCACCGACCTGCCGGCCAAGGCCGACGACCCGACCTGGGTCACGATGCGCGGCACCACCCCGCGCGACATCGTCCCGGGCTCGAGCTTCCCGGACGCCCCGCTGCTGGAGGCCGGAACGTACCGGACCACGCTGATGCCGGGCGAGCTGCAGCTGTACAAGGTCAAGGCCGACTGGGGTCAGCGGATCCAGGCCCAGGTCACCGTGCCTCCGGTCCGCGGCGCGACCGCCGACGCGATGGGCCTGATCCGGTACGTCGACACCGCGGTGATCTCACCGGCCGGCGAGGAAGCCTTCTCGGTCTTCCCCAAGGGCGTGCCCGGCGGCCCCGGCGGCAAGCGCGGCGTGCTCACCAAGCGCGGCGTCACCCAGGCGATCACCACCAAGGAGATCCGCTACCTGAACCGCGACGGCGGCACCAGTCAGGAAACCGGCATGTCGATGCCCGGCGAGTACTACATCGTCGTCTCGCTGACCCGCAAGGACAACGACAAGGCCTTCACCGTCCCGATGACGCTGACCGTCGCCACCCCTGGCACTGCCGGCACCGGTAAGCCCGCCTACACCGACGGCGCCACTCCGGTCGCGGGTGACTCGGTCACTCCCAGCGCCACGCCCTCCGAGTCGTCCGAGCCGTCGGGCGAGACCACCGAAGCCGGCGGGCCCATTCCCACCGACACCGCCAAGGACGACGACGGTACGCCGTACGGGCTGATCGGCGGCCTCGGCGGCGGCGCACTGCTGCTCATCCTGCTCGGCGGCTGGGCGGTTCTTCGCCTCCGCAAGCCGACCCAGCAGGCCGTTCCGCAGCAGCAGTACCCGGGCCAGCAGTACCCGCCCAACCAGTACAACCCCAACCAGTCGCCGCGCTGA
- a CDS encoding helix-turn-helix domain-containing protein, giving the protein MDQTAQNLQLQTDLYGEPLGDLIRRIAGTLGLTQARVADVIGLSAPMLSQLMSAQRVKIGNPNVVSRLQALDEFARRDGAVNYPRDVIDIALLEIGGSSGAFTKASTRVTESWTTGPGPSATQPMTSTTMVRMIQDLFREVASAREIERAAELISAESPRLAELLMIYGTGRTDDAVAHFQRRSG; this is encoded by the coding sequence ATGGACCAGACGGCGCAGAATTTGCAGCTCCAGACCGACCTGTACGGCGAACCGCTGGGCGACCTGATCCGCCGGATCGCCGGCACGCTCGGCCTCACCCAGGCCCGGGTCGCCGACGTGATCGGGCTGTCCGCGCCGATGCTGTCGCAGCTGATGAGCGCCCAGCGGGTGAAGATCGGCAACCCGAACGTCGTCTCCCGGCTGCAGGCCCTCGACGAGTTCGCCCGCCGCGACGGTGCCGTCAACTACCCGCGGGACGTGATCGACATCGCACTGCTCGAGATCGGCGGCAGCTCCGGCGCGTTCACCAAGGCGTCGACCAGGGTCACGGAGTCCTGGACGACTGGGCCCGGTCCCTCCGCGACGCAGCCGATGACCAGCACGACGATGGTCCGGATGATCCAGGACCTGTTCCGCGAAGTCGCCTCGGCCCGCGAGATCGAGCGCGCCGCGGAGCTGATCAGCGCGGAGTCGCCGCGACTGGCCGAGCTGCTGATGATCTACGGTACGGGACGGACCGATGACGCTGTGGCACACTTCCAGCGTCGCTCCGGCTGA
- a CDS encoding transporter substrate-binding domain-containing protein, with product MRAISAFRRLAALGTAVTLAVALAACGSDDTTDASGPDLGLLQQGTLRIGTLTDAPPNVYVKDGKFTGFDNDLITAVAAKLNLKPEFVGTDFSALLSQVNGGQYDLGSSSITITEARKKTVAFSNGYDFGYLGLNTTKTSGITKFDQLTGKRVVVVQGTVQDDYATEKQLDPVRVPNYNAAVGQLKAGTADAWISPAEIGEKMAKEQGGGVVILAAKELSSAPTAYAVAKSNDKLREAVNKALDEVIADGTWTKLIEQYYPGRAVPETFKPGSGSVKFTAPKAGATPAAG from the coding sequence GTGCGCGCCATCAGCGCCTTCCGCCGCCTCGCCGCTCTCGGTACGGCCGTCACCCTGGCCGTCGCGCTGGCCGCCTGCGGCAGCGACGACACGACCGATGCCTCCGGCCCCGACCTGGGCCTGCTGCAGCAGGGCACGCTGCGCATCGGCACGCTCACCGACGCGCCGCCGAACGTGTACGTCAAGGACGGCAAGTTCACCGGCTTCGACAACGACCTGATCACCGCGGTCGCGGCGAAGCTGAACCTCAAGCCCGAGTTCGTCGGCACCGACTTCTCCGCCCTGCTCTCGCAGGTCAACGGCGGCCAGTACGACCTCGGCAGCTCCTCCATCACGATCACCGAGGCGCGCAAGAAGACTGTTGCGTTCAGCAACGGCTACGACTTCGGCTACCTGGGGCTGAACACCACCAAGACCTCCGGTATCACCAAGTTCGACCAGCTCACCGGCAAGCGCGTGGTCGTCGTCCAGGGCACCGTCCAGGACGACTACGCCACCGAGAAGCAGCTCGACCCGGTCCGCGTGCCGAACTACAACGCCGCGGTCGGCCAGCTCAAGGCCGGTACGGCGGACGCCTGGATCTCGCCCGCCGAGATCGGCGAGAAGATGGCCAAGGAGCAGGGCGGCGGCGTCGTGATCCTGGCCGCGAAAGAGCTCAGCTCCGCGCCCACGGCGTACGCGGTGGCCAAGAGCAACGACAAGCTGCGCGAGGCGGTCAACAAGGCGCTCGACGAGGTGATCGCCGACGGCACCTGGACGAAGCTGATCGAGCAGTACTACCCCGGCCGCGCCGTACCGGAGACCTTCAAGCCGGGTAGCGGTTCGGTCAAGTTCACCGCACCGAAGGCCGGCGCCACTCCCGCAGCCGGCTGA
- a CDS encoding amino acid ABC transporter permease has product MDVWSTLNDTFLDWESMKAVLPEMLKVGLVNTLIFAAASVVLGTVLGMVVAVMALSRHWWFRWPAKIYTDIFRGLPAILTILLIGQGLSPITRQWWGPNPYPLGILALSLIAAAYIGEIFRSGIQSVEKGQLEAARALGFGYSTGMRLVVIPQGVRRVLPALVNQFIALIKESSLVYFLGLLASQRELFRIGQDAAATNGNLSPLLLAGIFYLIITVPLTHLVNWFDKRLREGRPTEVEELVHADHR; this is encoded by the coding sequence ATGGACGTCTGGTCCACCCTCAACGACACCTTTCTCGACTGGGAGTCGATGAAGGCAGTCCTGCCCGAGATGCTCAAGGTCGGGCTGGTCAACACACTGATCTTCGCCGCCGCCTCGGTCGTGCTGGGCACTGTGCTCGGCATGGTCGTGGCGGTGATGGCGCTGTCGCGGCACTGGTGGTTCCGCTGGCCGGCGAAGATCTACACCGACATCTTCCGCGGGCTGCCGGCCATCCTCACCATCCTGCTGATCGGTCAGGGCCTGTCCCCGATCACCCGGCAGTGGTGGGGCCCGAACCCGTACCCGCTCGGCATCCTCGCGCTGTCGCTGATCGCCGCCGCCTACATCGGCGAGATCTTCCGTTCGGGCATCCAGAGCGTGGAGAAGGGCCAGCTCGAGGCGGCCCGCGCGCTCGGCTTCGGCTACAGCACCGGGATGCGGCTGGTCGTCATCCCGCAGGGCGTACGGCGGGTGCTGCCGGCGCTGGTCAACCAGTTCATCGCGCTGATCAAGGAGTCCAGTCTGGTCTACTTCCTCGGGCTGCTCGCCAGCCAGCGGGAGCTGTTCAGGATCGGGCAGGACGCCGCCGCGACGAACGGGAACCTGTCACCGTTGCTGCTGGCCGGGATCTTCTACCTGATCATCACGGTGCCGCTGACGCACCTGGTGAACTGGTTCGACAAACGGCTGCGCGAAGGCCGCCCCACCGAGGTCGAGGAGCTCGTCCATGCCGACCATCGTTGA
- a CDS encoding amino acid ABC transporter ATP-binding protein: MPTIVESAASLELTGIELAFGNNKVLRGVDLAVPAGSTACVIGPSGSGKSTLLRATNRLLEPAAGDIRLGGESVLKSNPDELRRRIGMVFQHFNLFPHKTVLENITLPLRKIKGLTKEGAADAALVQLELVGLKEKASARPGNLSGGQQQRVAIARALAMKPEVMLFDEATSALDPELVKGVLGLMADLAGAGMTMVVVTHEMGFAQQVADQVAFMDRGVVVEAGAPEKLFSAAESPRLRQFLSQVL; encoded by the coding sequence ATGCCGACCATCGTTGAGTCCGCGGCCAGCCTGGAGCTGACCGGGATCGAGCTTGCCTTTGGCAACAACAAGGTACTGCGCGGCGTCGACCTCGCCGTACCGGCCGGATCGACCGCGTGCGTGATCGGGCCGTCGGGCTCCGGCAAGTCGACGTTGCTGCGGGCCACCAACCGGTTGCTCGAGCCCGCGGCCGGGGACATCCGACTGGGTGGCGAGTCCGTGCTGAAGAGCAATCCGGACGAGCTGCGGCGGCGGATCGGGATGGTGTTCCAGCACTTCAACCTGTTCCCGCACAAGACGGTGCTGGAGAACATCACGCTCCCGCTGCGCAAGATCAAGGGCCTGACCAAGGAGGGTGCTGCTGACGCGGCGCTCGTCCAGCTGGAGCTGGTCGGGCTGAAGGAGAAGGCCTCGGCGCGACCGGGCAACCTTTCCGGTGGCCAGCAGCAACGAGTCGCGATCGCTCGGGCGCTGGCGATGAAGCCTGAGGTGATGCTGTTCGACGAGGCGACCTCGGCGCTGGACCCGGAGCTGGTGAAGGGCGTGCTCGGGCTGATGGCCGACCTCGCCGGGGCCGGGATGACGATGGTGGTCGTGACGCACGAGATGGGCTTCGCCCAGCAGGTCGCGGATCAGGTCGCGTTCATGGATCGCGGGGTGGTCGTCGAGGCCGGGGCGCCGGAGAAGCTGTTCAGCGCGGCGGAGTCGCCGAGGCTGCGGCAGTTCCTGTCACAGGTGCTCTGA
- a CDS encoding polysaccharide deacetylase family protein has protein sequence MVLRHPPDRRRLSAALSALISSEPPEESPAASLPPEGAFQPEEPGPGGGARPKPSAAVLIALLVFALVVGLGTAAIGESYEPSAGGAAAPAAAPAPAPAKSVVLTFDDGPDPRYTPQILAILDRYGVKATFFVIGTEARRHPELIRALTQRGHSVQNHTWSHADLTKLSWSAFQRQVRDTDAQVRAAGGKQPGCLRPPYGTRGALLDRRAAGLGKRLVFWDVDSRDWTRPGVAAIQNRVATNARDGSVILFHDGGGNRAQTIAALPGVLKLLQASGFGFRTAACAKPVR, from the coding sequence ATGGTCCTGCGTCATCCGCCCGACCGCCGCCGACTGTCCGCCGCGTTGTCCGCGCTGATCTCCTCCGAGCCACCGGAGGAGTCGCCGGCCGCCTCCCTCCCACCGGAGGGGGCGTTCCAACCGGAGGAGCCGGGTCCAGGCGGAGGTGCCCGTCCCAAGCCGTCGGCCGCCGTACTGATCGCGCTCCTGGTCTTCGCGCTGGTCGTGGGCCTCGGCACGGCCGCCATCGGCGAGTCCTACGAACCGAGTGCCGGGGGCGCGGCGGCACCGGCCGCGGCCCCAGCTCCCGCCCCCGCGAAGTCCGTCGTCCTCACCTTCGACGACGGACCGGACCCGCGGTACACCCCGCAGATCCTGGCCATCCTCGATCGGTACGGCGTCAAGGCGACGTTCTTCGTGATCGGCACCGAGGCGAGACGCCACCCGGAACTCATCCGTGCACTGACGCAGCGCGGGCACAGCGTGCAGAACCACACCTGGTCGCACGCCGACCTGACCAAGCTGTCGTGGAGCGCGTTCCAGCGTCAGGTGAGGGACACGGACGCACAAGTCCGTGCCGCCGGCGGCAAACAGCCGGGCTGCCTGCGGCCGCCGTACGGCACGCGCGGCGCGCTCCTAGACCGGAGGGCGGCCGGGCTCGGCAAGCGCCTCGTCTTCTGGGACGTCGACTCCCGCGACTGGACCCGGCCGGGCGTCGCAGCCATCCAGAACCGCGTGGCCACGAACGCCCGCGACGGCTCGGTGATCCTCTTCCACGACGGCGGCGGAAACCGCGCGCAGACGATCGCCGCACTGCCCGGAGTCCTGAAACTGCTGCAGGCCAGCGGCTTCGGCTTCCGGACCGCGGCCTGCGCTAAGCCAGTGCGGTGA